From a region of the Ferrimicrobium sp. genome:
- a CDS encoding MFS transporter, translated as MSEPTDSQLPTPTSSTPDPGESSPAADLAGLGHHRLGLRQNWWQFSVFTFITLMIGMTIGVERVALPPLAKQAFGVTSVLYTVAFISAFGAVKSVMNLVSGRLSDHHGRKTLLLVGWAFAVPYALLIIFAQAWWWVIVANLFLGVNQALTWTMAVTAKIDLVGPVNRGLAVGIDESAGYVGVGIGGFVTGLLVASYGLRPSPYLLALGVVALGALVTFGVAKETLPFAQAEAASHRWPTATPEPKPKLFRLASYMSFHDHSMLAVCQAGFINKFADSLVAAFFPLYFLRRGISLLEVGLLVGVYAWVWGLGQVASGALADRIGRKGPITVGTFVIGIGIVVIVSSGPHGVWFLGAALMGLGMALVYPNLITTVGDTAHPSWRGGALGVYRLWRDGGYAVGPLVLGGIAVVGGITAAFWAAAALMGASGFALLLLFHETEPSRRTRSPAWEDHPEWVAP; from the coding sequence GTGTCCGAGCCCACAGATTCGCAACTCCCCACCCCGACGTCATCAACACCAGATCCCGGCGAATCGTCACCAGCGGCTGACCTGGCTGGACTCGGCCACCATCGCCTAGGGCTTCGCCAGAACTGGTGGCAGTTCTCGGTCTTCACCTTCATTACGCTCATGATCGGGATGACCATCGGGGTCGAGCGCGTGGCACTTCCACCGCTGGCCAAGCAGGCCTTCGGCGTCACCTCGGTGCTCTACACGGTCGCGTTCATCTCGGCGTTCGGGGCGGTGAAGTCCGTGATGAACCTGGTGTCGGGTCGGCTCTCAGACCATCACGGACGAAAGACCCTGCTCCTGGTCGGCTGGGCGTTCGCCGTTCCCTACGCCCTGCTCATCATCTTCGCCCAGGCCTGGTGGTGGGTGATCGTCGCCAACCTGTTCTTGGGCGTCAACCAGGCGCTCACCTGGACGATGGCCGTCACCGCCAAGATCGACCTGGTCGGACCGGTCAATCGGGGGCTCGCGGTCGGGATCGACGAGTCCGCTGGCTATGTCGGGGTGGGCATCGGTGGGTTTGTCACCGGTCTGCTCGTCGCCTCCTACGGGCTTCGCCCGTCTCCGTACCTGCTTGCCCTCGGCGTGGTGGCCCTCGGGGCCCTAGTCACCTTCGGCGTCGCGAAAGAGACCCTCCCCTTCGCCCAGGCAGAAGCAGCCAGCCATCGTTGGCCGACCGCCACCCCAGAGCCAAAGCCAAAGCTCTTCCGGCTCGCCAGCTACATGAGTTTTCACGATCACAGCATGCTGGCGGTCTGTCAGGCCGGGTTCATCAACAAGTTCGCCGACTCGCTGGTGGCCGCCTTCTTCCCCCTGTACTTCCTCCGCCGGGGGATATCTCTTCTTGAGGTGGGGCTCCTAGTCGGCGTGTACGCCTGGGTGTGGGGGCTCGGCCAGGTCGCAAGTGGAGCACTCGCCGATCGGATCGGTCGTAAGGGGCCGATCACCGTGGGTACCTTCGTCATCGGTATCGGGATCGTCGTGATCGTATCGAGTGGCCCACACGGGGTGTGGTTCCTCGGCGCCGCGCTTATGGGTCTCGGGATGGCGCTCGTCTACCCGAACCTCATCACCACGGTCGGCGACACCGCCCATCCCTCCTGGCGCGGCGGGGCACTTGGCGTCTACCGACTCTGGCGTGACGGTGGCTACGCCGTCGGGCCGCTGGTGCTCGGCGGCATTGCCGTCGTAGGCGGGATCACCGCCGCGTTCTGGGCCGCTGCCGCGCTGATGGGTGCTTCAGGATTCGCCCTTTTGCTCTTGTTCCACGAGACCGAGCCCTCCCGGCGTACCAGATCACCGGCATGGGAGGATCATCCCGAATGGGTGGCACCCTGA
- a CDS encoding DUF4338 domain-containing protein, with protein MGAWGCDSHRPLDHYLCRAQQRYRIESSSGTLGGIGFAASAWSCALRDTHISWEKATREARLYLVVGNTRFLILPQLRVVNPASYTLFRVARRPLSDWQLVYGYQPVLLETFVGSAALPERATG; from the coding sequence GTGGGAGCCTGGGGGTGCGATTCCCACCGGCCACTTGACCACTACCTTTGCCGTGCTCAGCAGCGCTATCGTATCGAGAGCTCTTCTGGAACCCTTGGCGGCATCGGTTTTGCTGCCTCAGCATGGAGCTGTGCACTACGCGACACCCATATCAGCTGGGAAAAAGCGACCCGCGAAGCACGACTGTACCTCGTGGTGGGAAACACCCGCTTTCTCATTCTGCCCCAGTTGCGTGTCGTGAACCCCGCCTCGTACACCCTATTTCGTGTCGCTCGCCGTCCCCTTAGCGACTGGCAGCTCGTCTACGGTTACCAGCCTGTGCTCTTAGAGACCTTTGTCGGATCCGCCGCTTTGCCGGAGCGAGCTACCGGTTGA
- a CDS encoding UDP-glucose/GDP-mannose dehydrogenase family protein, which produces MRVCVVGLGYVGLVAAVGIASSGHQVVGCDIDSSKLDTLSAGKVPFYEPGLAEVLSNVMSQGTLTFIRNIEAAVSEVDIVFLAVGTPSQADGSADLSYLDAAFASVCDAVTRDIILVVRSTVPVGTNRRLSQLARELTSQRGVELNIELVSNPEFLREGRAVYDVFNPDRVVVGTSDGKPVPLMEDLLNSLGYSCPVLTMKFESAEMAKYAANALLATRISFANELSRLCDVVAADITEVTYAAGLDERIGPHFLNAGVGYGGSCFPKDTASLTAMYRSYGLDAPLISAVQEINETQRKYLVAKVLHHFGGDVSGLTVTVWGITFKPDTDDTREAPSFGVIDAFLAADARVRVYDPVANSIARARYGHEPRVSVMDNMYDALDASNGLILVTEWDEFKEADFDKAVTLMTTPVVFDGRNALEPELVRRAGLDYFGIGR; this is translated from the coding sequence ATGCGAGTTTGTGTGGTTGGGCTGGGATATGTGGGACTAGTTGCCGCAGTAGGGATTGCGAGTTCCGGGCATCAAGTTGTCGGATGCGATATTGATTCGAGCAAATTGGACACCCTGTCCGCTGGTAAGGTTCCGTTTTATGAGCCGGGCCTCGCTGAAGTCCTGTCCAATGTTATGAGCCAGGGGACTCTGACTTTTATCCGCAATATAGAAGCCGCCGTTTCTGAGGTAGATATCGTTTTCTTAGCGGTTGGGACCCCATCTCAGGCGGATGGTAGTGCTGATCTCAGTTACTTAGATGCTGCATTTGCGAGTGTCTGCGACGCGGTTACTAGGGATATTATTCTGGTAGTGAGAAGTACTGTACCAGTCGGTACGAACAGAAGGCTGTCACAACTAGCAAGGGAGTTGACTAGCCAGAGAGGGGTTGAGCTAAATATTGAATTAGTTTCTAACCCGGAATTCTTGCGTGAAGGTAGAGCGGTGTATGACGTTTTCAATCCGGATCGTGTAGTTGTCGGCACTAGTGACGGGAAACCTGTCCCCTTGATGGAGGACCTTCTGAATTCTCTCGGATATTCATGTCCGGTTTTGACAATGAAGTTTGAGTCAGCAGAGATGGCTAAGTATGCTGCGAATGCGCTTCTCGCAACCCGAATCAGTTTTGCTAACGAACTTTCACGACTCTGTGATGTGGTTGCGGCTGACATTACTGAGGTCACTTATGCTGCTGGTTTGGACGAACGAATTGGGCCACATTTTTTGAATGCTGGTGTTGGTTACGGTGGGTCCTGTTTTCCAAAGGACACGGCATCGCTAACCGCAATGTACAGGAGCTACGGGTTGGACGCTCCGCTTATATCTGCGGTTCAAGAGATCAATGAGACTCAGCGGAAGTACCTGGTTGCCAAGGTTCTTCACCATTTTGGTGGGGACGTCTCAGGTCTTACCGTTACAGTGTGGGGTATCACGTTTAAGCCCGATACGGACGATACCCGAGAGGCTCCAAGTTTTGGAGTGATCGATGCTTTCCTCGCGGCAGATGCCAGAGTGCGCGTATATGACCCTGTTGCCAACTCGATAGCACGTGCCAGGTACGGGCATGAGCCGAGAGTCTCCGTGATGGATAATATGTATGACGCGCTAGATGCAAGCAACGGGCTTATTCTTGTGACTGAGTGGGATGAATTCAAGGAAGCCGACTTCGACAAGGCTGTCACGCTAATGACTACTCCAGTTGTGTTTGATGGACGGAACGCACTAGAACCAGAGTTGGTCAGGCGGGCGGGATTGGATTATTTTGGCATAGGTCGTTGA
- a CDS encoding metalloregulator ArsR/SmtB family transcription factor produces the protein MRILDDDSDDTGPGSRAAKAALFDALAEVAGALSAGRRVEIIDLLAQGERSVEEVAAETAQSLANASHHLRTLARAGLVRSRRDGTRIYYRLASDEVEQLYAALRSVAEVNRDDLGRLAATYLGPTEDLEVIERDELLTRIATGAVTVLDVRPGVEYRAGHIPGASSVPIATLEEAIENLPSDTEIVAYCRGRYCVFAPAAVRVLRHRGLHAIRLEDGFPEWRRAGLPVAVGEEPGSLPPRDH, from the coding sequence GTGCGAATACTTGATGACGACAGCGATGATACCGGGCCGGGCTCAAGGGCCGCCAAGGCGGCGCTGTTCGACGCCTTGGCCGAGGTAGCCGGAGCGCTCTCAGCTGGCCGGCGGGTAGAGATCATCGACCTGCTGGCCCAGGGTGAGCGGTCAGTAGAGGAGGTGGCCGCCGAGACGGCCCAGAGCTTGGCCAACGCCTCACACCACTTGCGCACCCTCGCCCGAGCTGGCCTCGTGCGCTCGCGCCGAGACGGCACCCGGATCTACTACCGCCTCGCCAGCGATGAAGTCGAGCAGCTATATGCGGCGTTGCGCTCGGTTGCAGAGGTTAACCGTGACGATCTCGGGCGCCTCGCGGCTACCTACCTCGGCCCAACCGAGGACCTTGAGGTCATCGAACGAGATGAACTCCTGACTCGCATCGCTACAGGGGCGGTGACGGTTCTCGACGTACGACCGGGGGTTGAGTACCGTGCGGGGCACATTCCAGGAGCAAGTTCGGTACCGATCGCCACGCTGGAAGAGGCCATCGAGAACCTCCCCTCCGATACCGAGATCGTCGCCTACTGTCGCGGCCGCTACTGTGTCTTCGCCCCCGCCGCCGTGCGTGTCTTGCGCCATCGAGGTTTGCATGCAATCCGCCTAGAGGACGGCTTCCCCGAGTGGCGTCGCGCTGGGCTCCCCGTGGCGGTGGGTGAAGAGCCGGGCTCGCTTCCCCCGCGAGACCACTGA
- a CDS encoding glycosyltransferase family 2 protein: MDNDMIDLFTSEQRALFDEVIKANPPITAIITDESQRVLADVLSEYLQLPTLTQPPNERDSHIFVLASYRYLGPGLYLVADQQHLLGQVRVLSGPSGSLFQSPHPPYLELALEDGTRWLCGLAADGEQPRTDVRAAISLREKIPSAVSIALVGDDRLWGVRLERVELAADSLVIFSWRARENLEISSCDGIEVGNAAGDGLGQCFRFVAPHATMTLAISSDIVAAADTLSITYELLDQAIDSPTRWPLIHRGLGAKTLAKLEASLRDEPERARGFDIEHANQLKRSAATLAESGSRLARLGSLGLHQIGERIATHLAPTSPTQYDEWLAHYDHYGKTEVLGYLAEAADVPTLSIVIPIFDPDLVYLQAAINSVVEQRWPTAELILSLDGPQPVDVMDYLDHLTHTIPYLKIVTSTQRHNIAIATQSGIDVATGDFLCFMDQDDTLAPDALAWVAAYLHALPDTELLYTDEDKIDDHKRCEPFFKPDFSPEYLLCVNYINHLSVLRRETCNRAGGLVAGTEGAQDWDLLLRVTSMIAREQVVHIPKVLYHWRSHAGSTAQSYAAKPQVIAAQERAVSSHLARQDYSVAWLERPRSAPIFLLPHLRPTRSHRISIIIPTKDHLKDLRTCLDSVMASYYGDIEVVVIDNNSTEPEVLDYLDGVSDPIRVIHYRAPFNFAAMVNYGVANATGDLVVLLNNDTRVISPNWLAEMAALAERPDIGAVGAKLLYPDGSVQHNGVCLGIAGSAGHYGWSKDHSDPGDHGRGVVLTNSAAVTGAALMVERDKYLEVGGLHPELAISFNDVDLCLALGAAGYRSVVVPSAMLYHYESKSRGYNVTRSQHYREDLESSLFYRRWASLIPNDPYYSPNLSRELLHMFEPDEEPPRLRLPFGEREEIFEYPSPHVSAHESWYELAPDHQLQILIPLTEDQLQRATYLSLTAVSPNSASPNCKVELMGPDPQGNPVTTSFVNDVIMIDLTPYRDLRPPLCLRLTNKGARPLLLGCLDLPSGMAALGSANVVVRLSYAHVRSATGSHRSVAEQITD, encoded by the coding sequence GTGGACAACGACATGATCGACCTCTTCACCAGCGAACAACGTGCTCTCTTCGATGAAGTCATCAAGGCCAATCCACCCATCACCGCCATCATCACCGATGAGAGCCAACGCGTACTGGCCGATGTTTTGAGCGAGTACCTCCAGCTACCAACGCTCACACAGCCACCCAATGAACGTGACTCACACATCTTTGTCCTTGCGAGTTATCGATACCTCGGCCCTGGCCTCTACCTGGTCGCCGACCAGCAGCATCTTCTGGGCCAGGTGAGAGTACTGAGCGGCCCGAGCGGCTCTCTCTTCCAGTCACCGCATCCACCCTATCTCGAGTTAGCCCTCGAAGATGGTACCCGATGGCTCTGTGGGCTCGCCGCTGATGGAGAGCAACCACGTACCGATGTACGCGCAGCTATCAGCCTACGCGAGAAGATTCCATCGGCTGTGTCGATCGCACTCGTCGGTGATGACCGACTCTGGGGAGTGCGTCTCGAGAGAGTCGAGCTCGCCGCCGATTCACTGGTGATCTTTTCGTGGCGAGCCCGCGAGAATCTGGAGATCAGCTCTTGCGACGGGATCGAAGTCGGCAATGCGGCTGGCGACGGCCTGGGTCAGTGCTTTCGCTTCGTTGCACCACATGCGACGATGACCCTGGCGATCAGCTCCGACATAGTAGCTGCTGCCGACACCCTCTCAATCACCTACGAGCTGCTTGACCAAGCGATCGATTCACCAACACGATGGCCACTCATCCATCGCGGTCTCGGGGCCAAAACCCTCGCCAAGCTCGAAGCCTCACTGCGAGACGAGCCCGAACGTGCCCGTGGCTTTGACATCGAGCACGCCAACCAGCTCAAGCGCAGTGCGGCTACACTCGCCGAATCGGGATCACGCCTCGCACGTCTTGGCTCACTGGGCCTTCATCAGATCGGCGAGCGCATCGCCACACACCTTGCTCCGACGTCACCGACCCAATACGATGAGTGGCTTGCCCACTATGACCATTACGGCAAGACCGAGGTCCTCGGCTACCTCGCAGAGGCCGCCGACGTGCCGACCCTGAGCATCGTCATCCCAATCTTTGACCCCGACCTCGTCTATCTACAGGCCGCCATCAACTCGGTTGTCGAGCAACGCTGGCCCACAGCCGAGTTGATCCTCTCACTCGATGGCCCACAACCCGTTGACGTCATGGACTACCTCGATCACCTCACGCATACGATCCCCTACCTGAAAATCGTCACCTCCACCCAGCGCCACAACATCGCGATCGCCACCCAGTCGGGCATCGATGTCGCAACGGGGGACTTTCTCTGCTTCATGGACCAAGACGATACGCTAGCCCCTGACGCACTCGCATGGGTGGCTGCCTATCTCCATGCCCTTCCCGACACCGAGTTGCTCTACACCGACGAGGATAAGATCGACGACCACAAGCGTTGTGAACCCTTCTTCAAACCGGACTTTTCACCCGAATATCTGCTCTGTGTCAACTACATCAATCACCTGAGTGTCCTGCGTCGCGAGACCTGCAACCGAGCAGGTGGCCTCGTTGCCGGCACGGAGGGGGCCCAAGACTGGGACCTACTGCTCCGGGTAACCTCGATGATCGCAAGAGAGCAGGTGGTACACATCCCGAAGGTGCTCTATCACTGGCGCTCACACGCCGGCTCAACGGCACAGAGTTATGCCGCAAAGCCCCAAGTGATCGCGGCCCAAGAGCGCGCCGTCAGCTCCCACCTAGCGCGCCAGGACTACTCCGTGGCCTGGCTTGAGCGCCCGAGGAGCGCACCGATCTTCCTACTCCCTCACCTTCGTCCCACTCGTTCTCATCGCATCTCGATCATCATTCCTACCAAGGACCACCTCAAGGACCTTCGCACCTGTCTTGACTCGGTGATGGCAAGCTATTATGGCGACATCGAGGTCGTCGTCATCGACAACAACTCGACCGAGCCCGAGGTGCTTGACTATCTCGATGGTGTCTCGGATCCAATCAGAGTCATCCACTATCGAGCACCGTTCAACTTTGCGGCCATGGTCAACTATGGTGTCGCCAACGCCACCGGGGATCTGGTCGTCCTGCTCAACAACGACACCCGCGTGATCAGCCCAAACTGGCTTGCCGAGATGGCCGCCCTCGCTGAGCGTCCCGACATCGGTGCGGTCGGAGCCAAGCTTCTCTATCCTGATGGCAGCGTCCAACACAACGGCGTCTGTCTCGGCATCGCCGGTAGTGCTGGCCACTACGGATGGTCCAAGGACCACAGCGACCCTGGGGACCATGGTCGTGGCGTCGTCTTGACCAACTCCGCCGCCGTGACCGGTGCAGCGCTGATGGTGGAGCGGGACAAGTACCTCGAGGTGGGGGGACTGCATCCTGAGCTTGCGATCTCCTTCAACGATGTCGATCTCTGCCTCGCCCTCGGTGCAGCCGGTTATCGCTCGGTCGTCGTCCCTTCTGCGATGCTCTATCACTATGAATCCAAATCGCGCGGTTACAATGTCACCCGATCACAGCATTATCGCGAGGACCTGGAGTCATCACTCTTCTATCGGCGGTGGGCCAGCCTTATCCCCAATGATCCGTACTACTCGCCAAATTTGAGCCGCGAACTCTTGCATATGTTCGAACCCGACGAGGAGCCACCACGTCTTCGACTGCCATTTGGCGAACGAGAAGAGATTTTCGAGTATCCATCGCCGCACGTCTCTGCCCATGAATCCTGGTATGAGCTCGCTCCTGATCACCAGCTACAGATATTGATTCCCCTCACCGAAGACCAGCTCCAGCGTGCCACCTACCTCAGCCTCACCGCGGTGTCGCCTAACTCAGCGTCGCCCAACTGTAAGGTCGAGCTCATGGGACCCGACCCCCAGGGCAACCCAGTGACCACTTCGTTTGTCAACGATGTCATCATGATCGATCTCACACCTTATCGAGATCTGCGCCCACCACTGTGCCTGCGGCTGACAAACAAGGGCGCTCGCCCGCTGCTGCTTGGGTGCCTCGATCTACCATCGGGAATGGCAGCCCTGGGTTCGGCCAATGTCGTTGTACGGCTTTCGTACGCTCACGTCCGCTCGGCAACTGGTTCACACCGCTCAGTCGCCGAGCAGATCACCGACTAA
- a CDS encoding glycosyltransferase: MNQEDLAAFRRLLDERQLQQALELAKRLVRQEPRSVQGWILLGEALSRLNRQAESWLAYQRGALFDPLGIWFDQVRQRFIDTPPTEPAPWLARLLEVPKRTLTAAIVVRNEERSIRRCLASVAGVVDEIVLVDTGSTDRTVEIASEFDLRLHHFEWTDHFAEARNFALSHVKTDWVLWIDGDEWLEPGNEEMLRIAPGAFDTVEGPFVLRIVHLNRDADGRLRANTDMKRMHPVRPDIVWRGRAHEQLEERGGTATSPKGLPQYPVNVRLLHDGYDSTVVDMTAKLERKVVRLRKAIEDCPEDIASWGFLGRELLTLGRIDEAIEALLRAEELSAVYTWFARMPEVRTNLIIAYQRSGMLEEARQVAVRGTEADPYYPDHWFQVGAIELEQVLAKLQSARVSFAKAKETSGRYRGVVATDRALWEWKADAALADAFRVGGDLVTARDLYQRALAGDPENAKVLAQLKRIEEQRSKLGQGPPS, encoded by the coding sequence GTGAACCAAGAGGACCTCGCAGCGTTCCGGAGACTGCTTGATGAAAGGCAGCTCCAACAGGCGTTGGAGCTAGCGAAGCGACTTGTGCGCCAAGAGCCCCGTTCTGTCCAGGGGTGGATCCTACTCGGTGAGGCACTGAGCCGACTCAATCGTCAAGCGGAGAGCTGGCTTGCCTATCAGCGAGGAGCATTGTTTGACCCGCTTGGAATCTGGTTTGACCAGGTGCGCCAACGATTTATCGATACGCCGCCTACCGAACCAGCTCCATGGCTGGCAAGGTTGCTCGAGGTGCCAAAGCGCACCCTCACCGCGGCGATCGTGGTACGCAACGAGGAACGGAGCATCCGACGTTGTCTTGCAAGCGTTGCTGGGGTGGTCGATGAGATCGTCTTAGTCGACACGGGGAGTACGGACCGCACAGTGGAGATAGCGAGCGAATTTGATCTACGTCTCCATCACTTCGAATGGACCGATCACTTTGCTGAGGCTCGAAATTTTGCACTTAGTCATGTAAAGACCGATTGGGTGCTATGGATCGATGGCGATGAGTGGCTCGAGCCTGGTAACGAGGAGATGCTGCGAATCGCGCCGGGGGCCTTCGATACGGTCGAAGGACCGTTTGTCTTAAGGATCGTTCACCTCAACCGCGATGCGGACGGTCGCCTTCGTGCCAATACCGATATGAAGCGAATGCACCCGGTCCGCCCTGACATCGTCTGGCGGGGGAGGGCTCACGAACAGCTCGAAGAGCGGGGAGGAACGGCTACCAGCCCCAAGGGGTTGCCTCAATACCCGGTGAATGTCCGACTTCTTCACGATGGTTACGATTCGACGGTCGTTGACATGACCGCCAAGCTTGAACGCAAGGTTGTTCGCCTCCGCAAGGCCATCGAGGACTGCCCTGAAGACATCGCATCCTGGGGCTTTCTGGGGCGTGAGTTGTTGACACTGGGGCGCATTGATGAGGCGATTGAGGCACTGTTGCGCGCAGAGGAGCTGTCAGCGGTCTACACTTGGTTTGCACGGATGCCAGAGGTGCGTACAAACCTTATCATCGCCTATCAGCGCAGCGGCATGCTCGAAGAGGCGCGACAGGTTGCGGTGCGTGGGACCGAGGCCGATCCGTACTACCCAGACCACTGGTTCCAAGTGGGTGCGATCGAATTGGAACAGGTATTGGCGAAGCTGCAGTCGGCCAGAGTCTCCTTCGCCAAGGCGAAGGAGACAAGTGGGCGATATCGCGGCGTTGTCGCGACTGATCGTGCACTTTGGGAGTGGAAGGCTGACGCGGCTTTAGCCGATGCGTTTCGCGTCGGTGGTGACTTGGTGACGGCGCGTGACCTCTATCAGCGCGCACTGGCTGGTGACCCCGAGAATGCGAAGGTGCTAGCACAGTTGAAGCGGATCGAGGAGCAGCGATCGAAGCTGGGTCAAGGGCCCCCTTCGTAG
- a CDS encoding glycosyltransferase: MGPQLVRERLQHSAKRVLPARLRHQLSAAREVAQDNRALLDRTLDFLPGATKVWTPLADRLLPGKATEANEYEQWCQRFVDSDSPEAIRNYVLGLDNQPVISIILPIHQPSAYDLTAAIDSVTSQLYPNWQLCLIDDASHDDRISAIIARAALDDPRIVVRVHAKRRNVVSAINHGIDAAWGEYVTFLDHDDLLTPDALCWVVASLNQHPSAKLLYTDDDKLTPDGERVDPYFKPDWDPVLLLGQNYLNHLLIVERNLLLAHNGVRTGSDGVHDWDLALRLTHNLAPDEIVHIPAVCYHWRVKGSAPRPLMAYPSTLEAATEILSDAMTQRQLNGTIEPVGALDRLIHYTHEHSPPTVLIIAYLDDQSQPMAPDELSRALALIQAIDYPEPTIVLLLPSESRASIEGRGEHSSTPLGGSDRSPNVGRLQGARGLRIVDYDTTHGIGAQLNQIVADSDAECVCLFPLTSMARTTTWLREMVGLTQLADVGAVGGLVVTPEGTIDNAGVVLGLDGTIERRYHGDPDLSTGHRNRLRVNQSVTGVTGGPILTLRQRFIEVGGVDDRLGGELRDVDLCLKLKDHGYRCCLTPMASFVLSATSATQIGDPKVPSSQEAMTQQGRFLARWSSSIGYDRYYNPNLDIEAATFFPNPAPPPHRPWCPTPRWQELPMARPERFFPLHYEALEPNESIACELTLDAASQLTIWIEASTQGACRIDLIDPADEVVASFAASISGSRATQLTGEICKPHHGSTRYRLVNASSMTVAIEMVRIGVEEVSLHARLKRLE, translated from the coding sequence TTGGGTCCACAACTTGTGAGAGAACGGCTCCAGCACAGCGCCAAGAGGGTTCTTCCTGCTCGCTTGCGCCACCAACTCAGCGCGGCTCGCGAAGTGGCTCAAGACAACAGAGCACTCCTCGATCGGACGCTTGACTTTCTTCCCGGCGCCACTAAGGTCTGGACGCCGCTGGCCGATCGTCTCTTGCCAGGCAAAGCGACCGAGGCGAACGAGTACGAGCAATGGTGTCAACGGTTCGTCGACAGCGACAGCCCCGAGGCGATTCGGAACTACGTGTTAGGCCTTGACAACCAGCCAGTGATCTCAATCATCCTTCCGATCCATCAACCCAGTGCCTACGACCTCACGGCGGCCATCGATTCGGTCACGTCCCAGCTCTATCCCAACTGGCAGCTCTGTCTCATCGATGACGCATCCCACGACGACCGCATCAGTGCCATCATCGCTCGTGCGGCGCTTGACGACCCACGCATTGTGGTTCGGGTGCACGCCAAACGCAGGAACGTCGTCAGTGCGATCAACCACGGCATCGACGCTGCCTGGGGTGAGTACGTGACCTTTCTCGATCACGATGACCTGCTGACCCCCGATGCGCTGTGTTGGGTCGTCGCCTCCTTGAATCAGCACCCCAGCGCAAAGCTCCTCTACACCGATGACGACAAGCTAACTCCAGATGGAGAGAGGGTCGACCCTTACTTCAAACCCGATTGGGATCCGGTGCTGCTACTGGGTCAAAACTACCTAAATCATCTCCTCATCGTTGAACGCAACCTCCTCCTCGCCCATAACGGAGTGCGCACCGGTAGCGACGGTGTTCACGACTGGGACCTCGCCCTACGCCTCACCCACAACCTCGCTCCAGACGAGATCGTCCACATCCCAGCGGTCTGCTACCACTGGCGTGTCAAGGGATCCGCCCCAAGGCCTCTTATGGCCTATCCCTCGACGCTCGAGGCGGCCACTGAGATCCTCAGCGATGCGATGACACAACGTCAGCTGAACGGGACGATCGAACCCGTCGGTGCCCTCGATCGTCTCATCCACTACACCCACGAGCACTCACCCCCAACCGTGCTGATCATCGCCTACCTCGACGACCAGAGCCAGCCGATGGCGCCCGATGAGCTGTCGCGGGCCCTCGCCTTGATTCAGGCCATCGACTACCCGGAGCCCACCATCGTTTTGCTGCTCCCTTCAGAGTCTCGTGCGAGCATCGAAGGAAGAGGCGAGCACTCCTCGACACCCCTCGGGGGTTCAGACAGATCACCCAACGTCGGACGACTCCAGGGGGCCAGAGGGCTTCGCATCGTTGACTATGACACAACGCATGGGATTGGCGCACAACTCAACCAGATCGTTGCCGATTCCGATGCCGAATGCGTCTGTCTTTTCCCGCTCACTAGCATGGCCCGCACCACGACGTGGCTACGCGAGATGGTTGGCTTGACTCAACTCGCCGACGTTGGGGCGGTCGGTGGACTGGTTGTCACCCCCGAAGGCACCATCGATAACGCAGGAGTAGTCCTTGGTCTCGACGGCACTATTGAGCGTCGCTACCATGGCGACCCCGACCTGTCGACTGGACATCGGAACCGCCTTCGCGTCAACCAGAGCGTCACTGGCGTCACCGGTGGCCCCATCCTCACTCTACGTCAGCGCTTCATCGAGGTTGGGGGAGTAGATGATCGACTTGGTGGGGAACTCCGAGATGTCGATCTTTGTCTCAAACTCAAGGACCACGGGTACCGGTGCTGCCTGACACCAATGGCTAGCTTCGTTCTTTCGGCCACCAGCGCGACGCAGATCGGCGACCCAAAGGTGCCGTCAAGCCAAGAGGCCATGACGCAACAGGGGCGATTTCTTGCGCGTTGGTCATCAAGCATCGGTTACGACCGTTACTACAATCCGAACCTCGACATCGAAGCTGCGACCTTCTTTCCGAACCCTGCACCACCGCCCCATCGTCCGTGGTGTCCGACACCGCGATGGCAGGAGTTGCCAATGGCCCGGCCTGAGCGTTTCTTTCCCCTCCACTACGAGGCACTCGAGCCCAACGAATCGATCGCCTGTGAGCTCACCCTCGATGCGGCGAGCCAACTTACGATCTGGATCGAGGCCTCAACCCAGGGGGCATGTCGCATCGATCTGATCGACCCAGCGGATGAGGTGGTCGCCAGTTTTGCCGCCTCGATCTCGGGGTCTCGGGCCACACAACTCACCGGCGAGATCTGTAAGCCCCATCACGGGTCAACACGCTATCGCTTGGTGAACGCCTCGTCGATGACTGTGGCCATCGAGATGGTCCGCATTGGGGTCGAGGAGGTATCGCTTCACGCTCGACTTAAAAGACTGGAGTAG